The nucleotide sequence ATTCTATTGAATCACAGGCAAGTTACGGTATTGGTCTGCAAGTCGGTCAACAACTGACTGAGTCAGGTCTTCAAGGATTAGAGCCCGCAGCACTGTTAGCTGGCTTGACCGATGCATTAGAAGGTAATGCGCCTTCTGTACCTGTTGAAACATTACACAATGCCTTACGTACTATGCACGAGCGTGCTGAAGCTGTTCGTCAAGAACGCCAAGCAGAGCTGGCTGATGCTGGTAAAGTTTTCTTAGAAGAAAATGTGAAAAATGAAGGCGTTCAGGTTACAGAATCAGGTTTACAGTACAAAGTCCTGACAGCGGGTGAAGGTGCAATCCCTGCGCGTACTGATCATGTTCGTGTTCACTACACGGGGCGTTTAATTGATGGTACTGTGTTTGATAGCTCAGTTCAACGTGGCCAACCTGCTGAATTTCCAGTAAATGGCGTTATCGCAGGCTGGATTGAAGCATTAACATTAATGCCAGTAGGCTCAAAATGGGAATTATATATTCCTTACCAATTAGCTTATGGCGAACGTGGTGCGGGTGCGGCTATTCCTCCATTCGCGACATTAGTATTTGAAGTAGAATTATTAGAAATTTTATAATTTCTTATTCTGCGGTAAATCAGAGTAAAAAATAGCTGGTTTTTGCCAGCTATTTTTGTCTCTATACTAAAATAAAGAGATAGTAGGGTAATTAATTTTTATAAGGGGCGTTATCTGCTTATAAAAATAAGAGAGGTGCATGATGTTAGAACAAGTCAGCAAATTAGCCCGCCAAGCAGGTATGGCGATAATGCAAATCTACCAGCAATCAGAGCCTATCCAAGTACAGGAAAAAAGTGATAATTCACCTGTCACAGAGGCTGATTTGGCCGCTCACCAAATTATCAAACAAGGACTTGCTTCTATTGCCCCTGATATACCTCAATTATCTGAAGAAGATCCCCCTGAATGGGACGTTCGCCGTTATTGGGATCGCTATTGGTTGATTGATCCTCTAGATGGAACTAAAGAATTTATTAGCAAAAATGGTGAGTTTACGGTGAATATCGCCTTAATTGAAAAAGGTATTCCTGTTTTAGGCGTTGTTTATGCACCGG is from Proteus columbae and encodes:
- a CDS encoding peptidylprolyl isomerase — translated: MSKPSFDSIESQASYGIGLQVGQQLTESGLQGLEPAALLAGLTDALEGNAPSVPVETLHNALRTMHERAEAVRQERQAELADAGKVFLEENVKNEGVQVTESGLQYKVLTAGEGAIPARTDHVRVHYTGRLIDGTVFDSSVQRGQPAEFPVNGVIAGWIEALTLMPVGSKWELYIPYQLAYGERGAGAAIPPFATLVFEVELLEIL